Proteins co-encoded in one Pseudochaenichthys georgianus chromosome 22, fPseGeo1.2, whole genome shotgun sequence genomic window:
- the srrm1 gene encoding serine/arginine repetitive matrix protein 1 isoform X3, translated as MDAGFFRGTSAEQDNRFSNKQKKLLKQLKFAECLDKKVDMTKVNLEVIKPWITQRVTETLGFEDDVVIELIFNLLEEKNPDSKMMQINLTGFLNGKNAREFMRDLWPLLLSAQENIAGIPSAFLEQKKEEIKQRQIEQEKLAIQKKVDDDKKEKDIRDRAQSKSPRSLHRPMSRRKSRSPSPRRRSPVKRERKRSASRSPRRKPSPVTSSSPPPPLMQLPAKPVEQLVEPNALEGALPEPAIQETPSTCDTVVEVVKPDPVTEVKESSPEKPLKKEERPKSRDREKDSRRDRPHHRSRSHSRNRRRRSRSRSYSPRRRPSPRRRMSPRRRSPPRRGPPGNRNRHRRSPVRSSSSNSRSPKKAMKRISNSPPRKGVHHPEKAISPAGKDRRSPSPRARRGRGSASPARPSGLKQKQRGRNDSPSDNAKPRPSEGSDSEEDKNDKEATADSVQQRRQYRRQNRQTSSDSGSSSSENEGPKKPTAGPGAKNGDVRRRRSRTPSPRRRHRDASPRKRRSPSPPRRRRSPSPPRRRRSPSPPRRRSPSPPPRRRSPSPRRYSPPIQRRYSPSPLPPQKRKMSSSPPKRSSPGAKRRPSRSPKRRNSPPQRRRMSPSSSPPRHRRSPMLPSARLSRDPRSPVAAAGRLSPSPATRGRPVRCSTSPQGRFENSSASPSNPRRQQSPTHSGKPIRRVSRTPEPRNNKRPSPSPQPMRRAASRSVSPQPAALKRPVPASASPSPSRSASGSPPPAKKASSGSGSQSPSKNSDVDGSGKKKKKKKEKKHKKEKKHKKHKKHKKEKSSSAVTGDAHENHGAEDGESRKESDSEVEDSLADLEKHLREKALRSMRKAQLSPSQMS; from the exons aatCCAGATAGCAAGATGATGCAGATCAACCTGACAGGCTTTCTGAATGGGAAGAACGCCCGGGAGTTCATGAGGGACCTGTGGCCCCTGCTGCTGAGTGCTCAGGAGAACATTGCTGGCATCCCCTCTGCTTTCCTGGAACAGAAGAAGGAGGAAATTAAACAGAGACAG ATTGAACAAGAGAAGCTAGCTATTCAGAAGAAAGTCGATGATGATAAGAAGGAAAAGGACATCAGAGACAGGGCTCAGTCAAAAAGCCCAAGAAG TTTGCATCGTCCTATGTCTAGGAGGAAATCAAGGTCACCGTCACCAAGGCGAAGGTCGCCAGTGAAGCGTGAAAGAAAACGCAGTGCCTCTCGCTCGCCGAGACGCAAACCCAGTCCAGTCACCAGCAGCTCCCCCCCTCCACCCCTGATGCAGCTGCCAGCCAAACCTGTGGAGCAGCTTGTGGAGCCGAATGCATTAGAAGGAGCCCTGCCAGAGCCGGCCATCCAAGAAACTCCTTCCACATG TGACACAGTGGTGGAGGTGGTAAAACCAGACCCAGTTACTGAAGTCAAAGAATCTTCGCCAGAGAAGCCTCTCAAGAAAGAGGAAAGGCCCAAGTCCCGGGACAGGGAGAAAGACAGCAGGAGGGACAGACCTCACCACCGCTCTCGTTCTCATTCCCGCAACCGCAGGCGACGCTCCCGCTCTAG ATCCTACTCTCCTCGTAGAAGACCAAGTCCCAGGAGGAGAATGTCTCCTCGTCGTAGGAGCCCCCCCAGGCGTGGCCCCCCTGGCAACAGAAACAGACATAGACGGTCCCCAGTCCGCAG CAGCTCCTCCAACTCTCGCTCTCCTAAAAAAGCAATGAAGAGAATATCCAACTCCCCACCCAGAAAGGGGGTCCATCATCCTGAAAAAGCCATCAGCCCCGCCGGGAAGGACAGACGGTCACCATCTCCTCGGGCCAGAAGAGGCCGAGGCTCTGCGTCACCAGCCAGGCCGTCTG gtttAAAGCAAAAACAAAGGGGAAGGAATGATTCTCCGTCTGATAATGCCAAGCCCAGACCTTCTGAAGGCTCTGACTCAG AGGAGGATAAAAATGACAAAGAGGCAACAGCAGATTCGGTGCAGCAGCGACGTCAGTATCGCAGGCAGAACCGACAGACATCTTCAG ATTCAGGATCTTCTTCCTCTGAAAACGAGGGGCCCAAGAAGCCGACAGCAGGGCCGGGAGCCAAAAACGGGGATGTGAGGAGGAGACGCAGCCGAACACCGTCACCACGGAGGAGACACAGAGATGCCTCCCCAAG GAAAAGacgctctccatctcctccacgCAGACGGCGCTCCCCGTCTCCCCCACGACGTCGCAGATCTCCTTCTCCTCCTAGACGAAG GTCCCCTTCCCCGCCTCCCCGTCGTCGTTCTCCATCCCCCAGACGATATTCTCCCCCTATCCAGCGTCGCTACAGCCCCTCACCTTTGCCCCCACAGAAGAGGAAAATGTCTAGCTCTCCCCCAAAGCGCTCTTCTCCAGGGGCCAAGCGACGCCCCTCCAGGTCCCCCAAGCGCAGAAACTCCCCTCCTCAAAGGAGACGCATGTCTCCATCCTCATCTCCACCCAGACACAGGAGGAGCCCCATGTTGCCTTCTGCTAGACTAAGCAGGGACCCACGATCCCCTGTGGCAGCAGCTGGCCGCCTCTCCCCATCCCCCGCAACCCGCGGTCGCCCTGTTCGGTGTTCCACCAGTCCTCAGGGACGTTTTGAAAACTCCAGTGCATCTCCATCTAACCCGCGGAGGCAGCAGTCCCCGACACACAGCGGCAAACCCATCCGCCGAGTGTCCCGCACCCCAGAGCCACGCAACAACAAGAG ACCCTCTCCGAGCCCCCAGCCCATGAGGAGAGCAGCCTCCAGATCTGTTTCCCCTCAACCAGCAGCTCTGAAACGTCCCGTCCCTGCATCTGCCTCCCCCTCACCCTCCcgctctgccagtgggtctccACCACCAGCAAAGAAAGCCAGCAGTGGTTCCGGCAGCCAATCCCCAAGCAAG AATTCCGATGTTGATGGCAgtggaaagaagaagaaaaagaagaaggaaAAGAAACACAAGAAAGAGAAGAAACACAAGAAGCACAAGAAGCATAAGAAGGAGAAGAGTAGTAGTGCTGTGACCGGTGATGCACATGAAAACCACGGCGCGGAGGACGGAGAGTCAAGAAAG GAATCAGATAGTGAAGTAGAGGACAGCTTGGCCGACCTGGAGAAGCACCTAAGAGAGAAAGCCCTACGATCCATGAGGAAGGCCCAGCTGTCTCCATCCCAGATGTCCTGA
- the srrm1 gene encoding serine/arginine repetitive matrix protein 1 isoform X2 codes for MDAGFFRGTSAEQDNRFSNKQKKLLKQLKFAECLDKKVDMTKVNLEVIKPWITQRVTETLGFEDDVVIELIFNLLEEKNPDSKMMQINLTGFLNGKNAREFMRDLWPLLLSAQENIAGIPSAFLEQKKEEIKQRQIEQEKLAIQKKVDDDKKEKDIRDRAQSKSPRRRKSRSPSPRRRSPVKRERKRSASRSPRRKPSPVTSSSPPPPLMQLPAKPVEQLVEPNALEGALPEPAIQETPSTCDTVVEVVKPDPVTEVKESSPEKPLKKEERPKSRDREKDSRRDRPHHRSRSHSRNRRRRSRSRSYSPRRRPSPRRRMSPRRRSPPRRGPPGNRNRHRRSPVRRRRSRSASSSGSSSSNSRSPKKAMKRISNSPPRKGVHHPEKAISPAGKDRRSPSPRARRGRGSASPARPSGLKQKQRGRNDSPSDNAKPRPSEGSDSEEDKNDKEATADSVQQRRQYRRQNRQTSSDSGSSSSENEGPKKPTAGPGAKNGDVRRRRSRTPSPRRRHRDASPRKRRSPSPPRRRRSPSPPRRRRSPSPPRRRSPSPPPRRRSPSPRRYSPPIQRRYSPSPLPPQKRKMSSSPPKRSSPGAKRRPSRSPKRRNSPPQRRRMSPSSSPPRHRRSPMLPSARLSRDPRSPVAAAGRLSPSPATRGRPVRCSTSPQGRFENSSASPSNPRRQQSPTHSGKPIRRVSRTPEPRNNKRPSPSPQPMRRAASRSVSPQPAALKRPVPASASPSPSRSASGSPPPAKKASSGSGSQSPSKNSDVDGSGKKKKKKKEKKHKKEKKHKKHKKHKKEKSSSAVTGDAHENHGAEDGESRKESDSEVEDSLADLEKHLREKALRSMRKAQLSPSQMS; via the exons aatCCAGATAGCAAGATGATGCAGATCAACCTGACAGGCTTTCTGAATGGGAAGAACGCCCGGGAGTTCATGAGGGACCTGTGGCCCCTGCTGCTGAGTGCTCAGGAGAACATTGCTGGCATCCCCTCTGCTTTCCTGGAACAGAAGAAGGAGGAAATTAAACAGAGACAG ATTGAACAAGAGAAGCTAGCTATTCAGAAGAAAGTCGATGATGATAAGAAGGAAAAGGACATCAGAGACAGGGCTCAGTCAAAAAGCCCAAGAAG GAGGAAATCAAGGTCACCGTCACCAAGGCGAAGGTCGCCAGTGAAGCGTGAAAGAAAACGCAGTGCCTCTCGCTCGCCGAGACGCAAACCCAGTCCAGTCACCAGCAGCTCCCCCCCTCCACCCCTGATGCAGCTGCCAGCCAAACCTGTGGAGCAGCTTGTGGAGCCGAATGCATTAGAAGGAGCCCTGCCAGAGCCGGCCATCCAAGAAACTCCTTCCACATG TGACACAGTGGTGGAGGTGGTAAAACCAGACCCAGTTACTGAAGTCAAAGAATCTTCGCCAGAGAAGCCTCTCAAGAAAGAGGAAAGGCCCAAGTCCCGGGACAGGGAGAAAGACAGCAGGAGGGACAGACCTCACCACCGCTCTCGTTCTCATTCCCGCAACCGCAGGCGACGCTCCCGCTCTAG ATCCTACTCTCCTCGTAGAAGACCAAGTCCCAGGAGGAGAATGTCTCCTCGTCGTAGGAGCCCCCCCAGGCGTGGCCCCCCTGGCAACAGAAACAGACATAGACGGTCCCCAGTCCGCAG GAGGCGCTCACGCTCTGCTTCATCTTCTGGCAGCAGCTCCTCCAACTCTCGCTCTCCTAAAAAAGCAATGAAGAGAATATCCAACTCCCCACCCAGAAAGGGGGTCCATCATCCTGAAAAAGCCATCAGCCCCGCCGGGAAGGACAGACGGTCACCATCTCCTCGGGCCAGAAGAGGCCGAGGCTCTGCGTCACCAGCCAGGCCGTCTG gtttAAAGCAAAAACAAAGGGGAAGGAATGATTCTCCGTCTGATAATGCCAAGCCCAGACCTTCTGAAGGCTCTGACTCAG AGGAGGATAAAAATGACAAAGAGGCAACAGCAGATTCGGTGCAGCAGCGACGTCAGTATCGCAGGCAGAACCGACAGACATCTTCAG ATTCAGGATCTTCTTCCTCTGAAAACGAGGGGCCCAAGAAGCCGACAGCAGGGCCGGGAGCCAAAAACGGGGATGTGAGGAGGAGACGCAGCCGAACACCGTCACCACGGAGGAGACACAGAGATGCCTCCCCAAG GAAAAGacgctctccatctcctccacgCAGACGGCGCTCCCCGTCTCCCCCACGACGTCGCAGATCTCCTTCTCCTCCTAGACGAAG GTCCCCTTCCCCGCCTCCCCGTCGTCGTTCTCCATCCCCCAGACGATATTCTCCCCCTATCCAGCGTCGCTACAGCCCCTCACCTTTGCCCCCACAGAAGAGGAAAATGTCTAGCTCTCCCCCAAAGCGCTCTTCTCCAGGGGCCAAGCGACGCCCCTCCAGGTCCCCCAAGCGCAGAAACTCCCCTCCTCAAAGGAGACGCATGTCTCCATCCTCATCTCCACCCAGACACAGGAGGAGCCCCATGTTGCCTTCTGCTAGACTAAGCAGGGACCCACGATCCCCTGTGGCAGCAGCTGGCCGCCTCTCCCCATCCCCCGCAACCCGCGGTCGCCCTGTTCGGTGTTCCACCAGTCCTCAGGGACGTTTTGAAAACTCCAGTGCATCTCCATCTAACCCGCGGAGGCAGCAGTCCCCGACACACAGCGGCAAACCCATCCGCCGAGTGTCCCGCACCCCAGAGCCACGCAACAACAAGAG ACCCTCTCCGAGCCCCCAGCCCATGAGGAGAGCAGCCTCCAGATCTGTTTCCCCTCAACCAGCAGCTCTGAAACGTCCCGTCCCTGCATCTGCCTCCCCCTCACCCTCCcgctctgccagtgggtctccACCACCAGCAAAGAAAGCCAGCAGTGGTTCCGGCAGCCAATCCCCAAGCAAG AATTCCGATGTTGATGGCAgtggaaagaagaagaaaaagaagaaggaaAAGAAACACAAGAAAGAGAAGAAACACAAGAAGCACAAGAAGCATAAGAAGGAGAAGAGTAGTAGTGCTGTGACCGGTGATGCACATGAAAACCACGGCGCGGAGGACGGAGAGTCAAGAAAG GAATCAGATAGTGAAGTAGAGGACAGCTTGGCCGACCTGGAGAAGCACCTAAGAGAGAAAGCCCTACGATCCATGAGGAAGGCCCAGCTGTCTCCATCCCAGATGTCCTGA
- the srrm1 gene encoding serine/arginine repetitive matrix protein 1 isoform X7: protein MMQINLTGFLNGKNAREFMRDLWPLLLSAQENIAGIPSAFLEQKKEEIKQRQIEQEKLAIQKKVDDDKKEKDIRDRAQSKSPRSLHRPMSRRKSRSPSPRRRSPVKRERKRSASRSPRRKPSPVTSSSPPPPLMQLPAKPVEQLVEPNALEGALPEPAIQETPSTCDTVVEVVKPDPVTEVKESSPEKPLKKEERPKSRDREKDSRRDRPHHRSRSHSRNRRRRSRSRSYSPRRRPSPRRRMSPRRRSPPRRGPPGNRNRHRRSPVRRRRSRSASSSGSSSSNSRSPKKAMKRISNSPPRKGVHHPEKAISPAGKDRRSPSPRARRGRGSASPARPSGLKQKQRGRNDSPSDNAKPRPSEGSDSEEDKNDKEATADSVQQRRQYRRQNRQTSSDSGSSSSENEGPKKPTAGPGAKNGDVRRRRSRTPSPRRRHRDASPRKRRSPSPPRRRRSPSPPRRRRSPSPPRRRSPSPPPRRRSPSPRRYSPPIQRRYSPSPLPPQKRKMSSSPPKRSSPGAKRRPSRSPKRRNSPPQRRRMSPSSSPPRHRRSPMLPSARLSRDPRSPVAAAGRLSPSPATRGRPVRCSTSPQGRFENSSASPSNPRRQQSPTHSGKPIRRVSRTPEPRNNKRPSPSPQPMRRAASRSVSPQPAALKRPVPASASPSPSRSASGSPPPAKKASSGSGSQSPSKNSDVDGSGKKKKKKKEKKHKKEKKHKKHKKHKKEKSSSAVTGDAHENHGAEDGESRKESDSEVEDSLADLEKHLREKALRSMRKAQLSPSQMS, encoded by the exons ATGATGCAGATCAACCTGACAGGCTTTCTGAATGGGAAGAACGCCCGGGAGTTCATGAGGGACCTGTGGCCCCTGCTGCTGAGTGCTCAGGAGAACATTGCTGGCATCCCCTCTGCTTTCCTGGAACAGAAGAAGGAGGAAATTAAACAGAGACAG ATTGAACAAGAGAAGCTAGCTATTCAGAAGAAAGTCGATGATGATAAGAAGGAAAAGGACATCAGAGACAGGGCTCAGTCAAAAAGCCCAAGAAG TTTGCATCGTCCTATGTCTAGGAGGAAATCAAGGTCACCGTCACCAAGGCGAAGGTCGCCAGTGAAGCGTGAAAGAAAACGCAGTGCCTCTCGCTCGCCGAGACGCAAACCCAGTCCAGTCACCAGCAGCTCCCCCCCTCCACCCCTGATGCAGCTGCCAGCCAAACCTGTGGAGCAGCTTGTGGAGCCGAATGCATTAGAAGGAGCCCTGCCAGAGCCGGCCATCCAAGAAACTCCTTCCACATG TGACACAGTGGTGGAGGTGGTAAAACCAGACCCAGTTACTGAAGTCAAAGAATCTTCGCCAGAGAAGCCTCTCAAGAAAGAGGAAAGGCCCAAGTCCCGGGACAGGGAGAAAGACAGCAGGAGGGACAGACCTCACCACCGCTCTCGTTCTCATTCCCGCAACCGCAGGCGACGCTCCCGCTCTAG ATCCTACTCTCCTCGTAGAAGACCAAGTCCCAGGAGGAGAATGTCTCCTCGTCGTAGGAGCCCCCCCAGGCGTGGCCCCCCTGGCAACAGAAACAGACATAGACGGTCCCCAGTCCGCAG GAGGCGCTCACGCTCTGCTTCATCTTCTGGCAGCAGCTCCTCCAACTCTCGCTCTCCTAAAAAAGCAATGAAGAGAATATCCAACTCCCCACCCAGAAAGGGGGTCCATCATCCTGAAAAAGCCATCAGCCCCGCCGGGAAGGACAGACGGTCACCATCTCCTCGGGCCAGAAGAGGCCGAGGCTCTGCGTCACCAGCCAGGCCGTCTG gtttAAAGCAAAAACAAAGGGGAAGGAATGATTCTCCGTCTGATAATGCCAAGCCCAGACCTTCTGAAGGCTCTGACTCAG AGGAGGATAAAAATGACAAAGAGGCAACAGCAGATTCGGTGCAGCAGCGACGTCAGTATCGCAGGCAGAACCGACAGACATCTTCAG ATTCAGGATCTTCTTCCTCTGAAAACGAGGGGCCCAAGAAGCCGACAGCAGGGCCGGGAGCCAAAAACGGGGATGTGAGGAGGAGACGCAGCCGAACACCGTCACCACGGAGGAGACACAGAGATGCCTCCCCAAG GAAAAGacgctctccatctcctccacgCAGACGGCGCTCCCCGTCTCCCCCACGACGTCGCAGATCTCCTTCTCCTCCTAGACGAAG GTCCCCTTCCCCGCCTCCCCGTCGTCGTTCTCCATCCCCCAGACGATATTCTCCCCCTATCCAGCGTCGCTACAGCCCCTCACCTTTGCCCCCACAGAAGAGGAAAATGTCTAGCTCTCCCCCAAAGCGCTCTTCTCCAGGGGCCAAGCGACGCCCCTCCAGGTCCCCCAAGCGCAGAAACTCCCCTCCTCAAAGGAGACGCATGTCTCCATCCTCATCTCCACCCAGACACAGGAGGAGCCCCATGTTGCCTTCTGCTAGACTAAGCAGGGACCCACGATCCCCTGTGGCAGCAGCTGGCCGCCTCTCCCCATCCCCCGCAACCCGCGGTCGCCCTGTTCGGTGTTCCACCAGTCCTCAGGGACGTTTTGAAAACTCCAGTGCATCTCCATCTAACCCGCGGAGGCAGCAGTCCCCGACACACAGCGGCAAACCCATCCGCCGAGTGTCCCGCACCCCAGAGCCACGCAACAACAAGAG ACCCTCTCCGAGCCCCCAGCCCATGAGGAGAGCAGCCTCCAGATCTGTTTCCCCTCAACCAGCAGCTCTGAAACGTCCCGTCCCTGCATCTGCCTCCCCCTCACCCTCCcgctctgccagtgggtctccACCACCAGCAAAGAAAGCCAGCAGTGGTTCCGGCAGCCAATCCCCAAGCAAG AATTCCGATGTTGATGGCAgtggaaagaagaagaaaaagaagaaggaaAAGAAACACAAGAAAGAGAAGAAACACAAGAAGCACAAGAAGCATAAGAAGGAGAAGAGTAGTAGTGCTGTGACCGGTGATGCACATGAAAACCACGGCGCGGAGGACGGAGAGTCAAGAAAG GAATCAGATAGTGAAGTAGAGGACAGCTTGGCCGACCTGGAGAAGCACCTAAGAGAGAAAGCCCTACGATCCATGAGGAAGGCCCAGCTGTCTCCATCCCAGATGTCCTGA